From a region of the Nitrospira sp. genome:
- a CDS encoding adenylosuccinate lyase, producing the protein MIERYTRPRMKAIWDLKHKYEIWLEVELQACAAFERVGQAPRGTAAKIRKHAKVNVERIAEIEKVTKHDVIAFLESLMDTVGPEHRFLHMGLTSSDIVDTSLAVQMTEALDLILEGIKELLVVLKRQAFRYKSQVMVGRSHGIHGEPISFGLKLALWYEEVRRHQERLRSVRNEIAIGKLSGAMGTFAHQGPDIEDYVCAKLGLKADPVSNQVVQRDRHASYSAALALLAASIEKFAVEIRHLQRTEVLEAEEYFSEGQKGSSAMPHKRNPIVSENLCGLARLVRANSVAAMENVALWHERDISHSSVERVIMPDSTILIDYMLAKITDLIKDLIVYPDRMRRNLELTGGLIYSQRLLLALVDKGAQRKESYEAVQRNAMASWRGGGGLQELAAKDPFISQHLKKHEIAACFNPKYYLRHLDQIYRRVFGRGKSRSFGTGKKGTRS; encoded by the coding sequence GTGATTGAGCGGTATACGCGGCCTCGCATGAAAGCCATTTGGGATCTCAAGCATAAGTATGAGATCTGGCTGGAAGTCGAGTTGCAAGCGTGCGCCGCGTTCGAGCGGGTGGGACAGGCTCCGCGCGGGACGGCGGCAAAGATCCGCAAGCACGCGAAGGTCAATGTCGAACGAATCGCCGAGATCGAAAAGGTCACCAAGCATGACGTGATCGCCTTCCTCGAATCCCTCATGGATACGGTGGGACCGGAGCACCGGTTTCTCCATATGGGGCTTACGTCATCGGACATTGTCGACACCTCACTCGCTGTGCAAATGACGGAAGCCCTCGATCTGATTCTGGAGGGAATCAAGGAGTTGCTGGTCGTACTGAAACGACAGGCGTTTCGGTATAAGAGCCAGGTAATGGTCGGACGCTCACACGGGATTCACGGCGAGCCGATCTCCTTCGGGCTTAAACTCGCTCTCTGGTACGAAGAAGTCCGTCGCCACCAGGAACGTCTGCGGTCGGTGCGGAATGAGATCGCAATCGGCAAACTGTCCGGTGCGATGGGAACCTTCGCGCATCAGGGCCCCGATATCGAAGACTATGTCTGCGCAAAGCTCGGCCTAAAAGCGGATCCGGTCTCCAACCAAGTGGTCCAACGGGACCGTCATGCGTCCTATTCGGCGGCGCTCGCGTTGCTGGCGGCAAGCATCGAGAAATTTGCCGTCGAGATCCGCCACCTTCAGCGCACTGAAGTCCTCGAAGCCGAAGAGTATTTCTCCGAAGGTCAAAAGGGATCCTCGGCGATGCCGCATAAACGGAACCCGATCGTCTCGGAAAATCTGTGCGGCTTGGCGCGGCTGGTGCGGGCCAACAGTGTGGCGGCGATGGAAAATGTGGCCCTCTGGCACGAACGTGATATCAGTCATTCGTCGGTTGAGCGGGTCATCATGCCGGACAGCACGATTTTGATCGACTACATGCTTGCCAAGATCACCGATCTGATCAAAGATTTGATCGTCTATCCGGACCGAATGCGCCGAAACCTGGAACTGACCGGAGGACTCATTTATTCGCAGCGGTTACTGTTGGCCTTGGTTGACAAGGGCGCGCAGCGAAAGGAGTCGTACGAAGCCGTTCAGCGCAATGCCATGGCCTCCTGGAGGGGAGGAGGTGGGTTGCAGGAACTGGCAGCGAAAGATCCGTTTATCTCGCAGCATCTTAAGAAACATGAAATCGCAGCCTGTTTTAACCCCAAATATTACTTGCGTCATCTCGATCAGATCTATCGGCGGGTATTCGGGCGAGGCAAGTCCCGTTCATTCGGCACCGGGAAGAAGGGAACGAGATCATGA
- a CDS encoding chlorite dismutase family protein, protein MTQSLVTGLMLIWLTVGPLLSGVQAAADREKLLSEPGVYGTFAVFALDEEWVKQDPSTRIAHLATFKGVVEQYREKVAIDLYLLRGLSDQADLLFRIHATELRDTQEFLVDLRSSHFGKHLKTAGVMHGLTKKPNYVPGFSDQVKAELKTLSEPGPKPYAIVIPIRKSPEWWGLDQEKRVGMMQEHTAATLPYLKTVKRKLYHSSGLDDLDFITYFETSKLEDFHSLVLSLEKVKEFHYTRRFGNPTLLGTMKSLDEIIEMLAQ, encoded by the coding sequence ATGACTCAATCGCTCGTGACGGGACTGATGCTCATTTGGTTGACGGTGGGACCCTTATTATCCGGCGTTCAGGCTGCGGCTGACCGCGAGAAGCTCCTCAGCGAGCCCGGAGTCTATGGCACGTTTGCAGTATTTGCTCTCGACGAGGAGTGGGTCAAGCAAGACCCCTCGACCCGCATCGCTCATCTGGCGACATTCAAAGGCGTCGTCGAACAGTATCGGGAGAAAGTGGCGATCGATCTCTACCTGCTTCGTGGGCTGTCCGATCAGGCCGATCTGTTGTTCCGGATCCACGCGACGGAATTGCGTGATACGCAGGAATTTCTGGTCGATTTGCGAAGCAGCCATTTCGGGAAGCATCTCAAGACGGCCGGGGTCATGCACGGGCTCACTAAAAAACCGAATTATGTTCCAGGATTCTCGGATCAGGTAAAGGCTGAACTGAAAACCCTCAGCGAGCCGGGTCCGAAGCCCTATGCCATCGTGATCCCGATCAGGAAATCGCCCGAATGGTGGGGGCTGGATCAAGAGAAACGGGTGGGGATGATGCAGGAGCATACGGCGGCGACGCTGCCCTATCTGAAGACGGTCAAGCGAAAGCTTTACCACTCCAGTGGGTTGGACGATCTGGACTTTATCACCTATTTTGAAACATCCAAGCTGGAGGACTTTCATAGCCTCGTGTTGTCGCTCGAGAAGGTGAAGGAATTCCACTATACGCGCCGGTTTGGAAACCCAACTTTGCTCGGGACGATGAAATCGTTGGACGAGATCATTGAGATGTTGGCGCAGTGA
- a CDS encoding phosphoribosylaminoimidazolesuccinocarboxamide synthase, with product MATGTLLYEGKAKKIFLTGNPDQVVQYFKDDATAFNAQKRGTILEKGVINNKVSERLFRLLEQSGVRTHFVERLNDREMLTKKVRIVPVEVVVRNVVAGSLAKRLGLKEGNRIDPALVEFYYKNDALGDPLVNDDHLRLMNVATPGVLRELRELGHAVNKILKPFFAERQMRLVDLKLEFGIFHNKLILADEISPDTCRFWDLTTGESMDKDRFRKDMGKIEEAYQEVLKRVCG from the coding sequence ATGGCGACGGGGACGCTTCTTTACGAAGGGAAAGCGAAGAAAATCTTTCTAACGGGCAACCCGGATCAGGTCGTTCAGTATTTCAAAGACGATGCGACAGCCTTCAATGCACAGAAGCGCGGCACCATCCTCGAAAAAGGTGTCATCAATAACAAGGTGTCGGAGCGGCTTTTCCGGCTCTTGGAGCAAAGCGGTGTCCGTACACACTTTGTGGAGCGACTGAACGATCGGGAAATGCTCACGAAGAAGGTGAGGATCGTGCCCGTAGAAGTCGTGGTGCGCAACGTGGTGGCGGGCAGTTTGGCCAAACGACTCGGACTGAAAGAGGGGAATCGGATTGATCCGGCGCTCGTCGAGTTCTATTACAAGAATGATGCGCTCGGTGATCCGCTGGTCAATGACGATCACCTTCGACTGATGAACGTGGCGACACCAGGAGTCTTGCGTGAGCTGCGCGAGTTGGGTCACGCGGTGAACAAGATCCTCAAACCGTTCTTTGCTGAACGGCAGATGCGGTTAGTCGACCTCAAATTAGAGTTCGGCATCTTTCATAACAAACTGATCCTGGCGGACGAAATTTCTCCGGACACGTGCCGTTTTTGGGATCTGACGACCGGGGAGTCGATGGATAAGGATCGGTTTCGAAAAGATATGGGGAAGATCGAGGAGGCGTATCAGGAGGTGTTGAAACGGGTGTGTGGGTGA
- the purS gene encoding phosphoribosylformylglycinamidine synthase subunit PurS yields the protein MKVKIHVTLKQGILDPQGKAIEHALDSLGFKNAANVRVGKYMELELQETDKTKAEVEVKSMCEKLLANTIIEEYRYELG from the coding sequence GTGAAAGTCAAAATTCATGTGACGCTGAAGCAAGGGATACTCGATCCGCAGGGTAAAGCGATTGAGCATGCGCTGGACTCGCTGGGGTTCAAGAATGCCGCTAATGTTCGGGTAGGAAAGTACATGGAGCTGGAGCTCCAGGAGACGGATAAAACCAAGGCCGAAGTTGAGGTCAAGTCAATGTGCGAGAAGCTTCTGGCAAATACCATCATTGAAGAATATCGATATGAGTTGGGATGA